A window of Roseiflexus castenholzii DSM 13941 genomic DNA:
TTCAGAAATGCGGTATTAATGTCGGTCGCCAGAATCGTGATCTGCCAGGCATCGGGATCGGGCAGCGCTTCGTGCAGGAGAATCGCCAGCGAATATGGCTCTTCGCCCGTAGCGCAACCGGCGCTCCAGAAACGTAGCGACCGGATCACCTCGCGTCGGGCGATCAGGTCGGGGAGGATCCGGTCGCGCAGTGCGGTAAACTGTGAAGTGTTGCGAAAGAAGTAGGTTTCACCGACGGTGACGCCTTCAATCACGGTGTGCAGCGTCTTGTCATCGACAACCGCAGCCGCATAGAGCGCTTCAAGCGTTGCATATCCGGTAGCCGGCAACACCATTGTCAGGCAATGATGGAGATCGCTCCGCCGATGGTCGGGAAAGTAGAGACCACTGCGTGTCAGCAGCAGATCGCGAAATCGGCGGAAGAGATCATCGCTGAAGGTCGTATTCATACTGCCACCAGCGTCCGGATGGACGATGCAATCTGATCGAGCGGCGCTTCGCGCGTCACGGCGCCGGATTCGACAGCGCTGCGGGGCATGCCATACACAACGCAACTCGCTTCGTCTTGCGCAATGGTCACAGCACCACGTTCACGGAGTTCCTTGAGACCGCGCGCTCCATCATCACCCATACCGGTCAGGATGACGCCAATTGCGCGCGCACCGTATGCCTGCGCGACCGACCGGAAAAGGAGATCGGCTGAGGGGCAATATCGGTCGTCAGGATGCGTCGGGCGCAGATCAACAACACCACGCCCACCCGCCAGCAAATGAAAACCGTCCGGCGGCAGGTACACACATCCAGGCGCCAGGCGTTCGCCATGCGCAGCAATTCGAATCGGCAGTGGCGTCGTTCGTTGCAACCAATCCTGGAGCGCAGGCACAAAATCGCGCGCAATGTGCTGAACGAGCAGAATCGGCAGCGGAAACCCCCTGCCCAGTTCGCTCAGGATTGTCTGCACGGCTGCCGGTCCGCCGGTTGATGCGGCGATTGCCAACACCTGCGCCCCACCAACAGGCGCCGACACCGGCTGCGCCTGAGTCGTCGAGGGCGGAAGCGCGCGTGGCGCAAAGCGCGTCACCACCCGCACGCCAGCCATGAGCCGCAGCGTCTTGAGGAAGTTCTCGCTGTCGGCAGGATCAGCGTGGCGCCCGCCCGGTTTGCGGATAACAGTCAACGCGCCGGCCGCCAGGGCGTCGATGGATTTCTTCTCGCCGGCGCTCGCACTGATCATCACAATAGGGGTCGGGCAACGACGCATAATCTCGCGCGTTGCTTCATAGCCATCCATCAGCGGCAGGTGGATATCCATCGCAATCACGTCCGGTCGTAGCCGCGACGCTTCCTGCACCGCCTGCCGCCCGTTGCTCGCCACGCCAACCACTGTGAACGCGCCGCTCGCGTGCAGCAAATGGATCAACAACGCGCGCTGGCCGGGCGAGTCTTCCACCAACAGCACGCGGATCGGCGACGGCTCGCTGCTCACGCTGCCATCCTTCGCAGTTCAGCAACATCGAAGACCGGACAGGATCGGTGATCGTGCTGAATGA
This region includes:
- the cheB gene encoding chemotaxis-specific protein-glutamate methyltransferase CheB; amino-acid sequence: MSSEPSPIRVLLVEDSPGQRALLIHLLHASGAFTVVGVASNGRQAVQEASRLRPDVIAMDIHLPLMDGYEATREIMRRCPTPIVMISASAGEKKSIDALAAGALTVIRKPGGRHADPADSENFLKTLRLMAGVRVVTRFAPRALPPSTTQAQPVSAPVGGAQVLAIAASTGGPAAVQTILSELGRGFPLPILLVQHIARDFVPALQDWLQRTTPLPIRIAAHGERLAPGCVYLPPDGFHLLAGGRGVVDLRPTHPDDRYCPSADLLFRSVAQAYGARAIGVILTGMGDDGARGLKELRERGAVTIAQDEASCVVYGMPRSAVESGAVTREAPLDQIASSIRTLVAV